In Eupeodes corollae chromosome 3, idEupCoro1.1, whole genome shotgun sequence, a single genomic region encodes these proteins:
- the LOC129950842 gene encoding uncharacterized protein LOC129950842, which yields MDTSTGFITLPTDFCHITDSKEELIQHVCPDIAQKCIYHNWLGERAILAAKNEDVEDLNAPIQNFLPGRLVSFKSVNQNNVVNYLTEFLNLLVLPGLPPHNLQLKVGSVVITLRNINHRLCNRTRLAVKKQLNNVIEATIIKSKYKGEDVLMLRIPLIPTDLPFDFKRLQFPARLAFAMTVNKSQGQSLEVCGINLEFP from the coding sequence atGGACACCTCGACCGGATTCATCACATTacccacagatttctgtcacatcACAGATTCAAAAGAGGAGCTTATTCAGCATGTTTGCCCAGATATAGCGCAAAAGTGCATTTACCATAATTGGTTGGGTGAACGAGCAATATTGGCAGCGAAAAATGAAGATGTCGAGGATCTCAATGCGCccattcagaattttcttccaGGTCGGTTGGTTTCTTTCAAATCAGTGAACCAGAATAACGTAGTCAACTATCTCacagagtttttaaatttactggTTTTGCCTGGATTACCACCTCACAATTTGCAGTTAAAAGTAGGATCAGTTGTCATCACGCTGCGTAACATTAATCATCGACTATGCAATAGAACaagactggctgtgaaaaagcaGTTGAATAACGTCATTGAGGCAACaatcataaaatcaaaatacaaagGGGAGGATGTCTTGATGCTTCGAATACCGCTGATTCCAACTGATTTACCATTCGATTTTAAACGCTTACAATTTCCAGCACGTCTGGCCTTTGCGATGACAGTAAATAAATCGCAAGGACAGTCTTTAGAAGTTTGCGGAATCAACTTGGAGTTTCCCTGA